One window from the genome of Cricetulus griseus strain 17A/GY chromosome 2, alternate assembly CriGri-PICRH-1.0, whole genome shotgun sequence encodes:
- the Lrrc70 gene encoding leucine-rich repeat-containing protein 70: protein MCGTALWYIKWTNITNCILPSTNISRTWAVKSLHIHHETTALMMAWHKVTTSGKHLENTVTESITVWERIRTSSASRFFQENTLGNALETTTLLPVQIQLTPVNLNSEKNSALPTDASSVSGKTSLICTQEAEKLNEAFDILLAFFILACVVIIFLIYKVIQFKQKLKALENSVENRLEYYSFYQSARYNVTASICNTSPHSLESPGLQEIGLHKQIVPENEAQVILFEHSAL, encoded by the coding sequence ATGTGTGGCACAGCATTATGGTATATTAAATGGACCAACATTACAAATTGCATTTTACCTTCGACAAATATATCCAGAACTTGGGCTGTAAAATCTCTTCATATTCATCACGAGACCACTGCACTAATGATGGCCTGGCATAAAGTAACCACAAGTGGGAAACATTTGGAAAACACTGTGACTGAGAGCATTACCGTCTGGGAGCGGATTCGTACTTCATCTGCCAGTAGGTTTTTTCAAGAGAATACACTTGGTAATGCATTAGAGACGACCACACTTTTACCTGTGCAAATACAGCTTACTCCTGTTAACTTGAACTCGGAAAAAAacagtgctctaccaactgatgCCTCTTCTGTGTCAGGAAAAACATCTCTAATTTGTACCCAAGAAGCTGAGAAGTTGAATGAGGCATTCGACATTTTGCTAGCTTTTTTCATCTTAGCTTGTGTCGTAATCATTTTTTTGATCTACAAAGTTATTcagtttaaacaaaaattaaaggcaCTAGAAAACTCAGTGGAAAATAGACTTGAGTATTACAGCTTTTATCAGTCAGCAAGGTATAATGTAACTGCCTCAATTTGTAATACCTCCCCACATTCTTTGGAAAGTCCTGGCTTGCAAGAGATTGGACTTCATAAACAAATTGTTCCTGAAAACGAGGCACAGGTCATTCTCTTTGAACATTCTGCTTTATGA